The Bacteroidota bacterium genome includes a region encoding these proteins:
- the murI gene encoding glutamate racemase: protein MDVKPIGVFDSGIGGMTVVKELFTTVPHESIVYFGDTARVPYGAKSRDTVRRYAREDTELMLAHGVKMIVVACNTVSAVALDEVERMAGTIPVIGMIAPTAKEAVRATRTGRIGIIGTEATIASQAYEDAIAIEADRQSKPCETFSVACPLFVPLAEEGWTDHPATELVAEEYLRPLREQHIDTLVLGCTHYPVLLDIIQKTIGKNVTLVNSGAEAAKVVAAKLPNPSTLIPLPSSILVSDMPRKFQQIGERFLGRPMPEAKLVTWKESWVVS from the coding sequence ATGGACGTAAAGCCGATCGGAGTCTTCGATTCCGGTATTGGTGGGATGACGGTCGTGAAGGAGCTCTTCACGACCGTTCCGCATGAGTCCATCGTATATTTTGGTGATACCGCTCGCGTGCCCTATGGCGCGAAATCGCGCGATACCGTTCGGCGGTATGCGCGTGAGGATACCGAGCTGATGCTCGCGCATGGAGTGAAGATGATCGTCGTGGCGTGTAACACGGTGAGCGCCGTGGCGCTCGATGAGGTCGAGCGCATGGCGGGTACGATTCCGGTGATCGGCATGATCGCGCCGACAGCAAAAGAAGCGGTCCGAGCAACGCGTACGGGACGCATCGGTATCATCGGCACCGAGGCGACCATAGCGAGTCAGGCGTATGAGGACGCCATCGCGATCGAAGCGGATCGGCAAAGCAAACCGTGCGAGACGTTCTCCGTCGCGTGCCCGCTCTTCGTGCCACTCGCCGAAGAAGGATGGACCGACCACCCCGCGACCGAACTCGTCGCCGAAGAATATCTCCGTCCGCTCCGAGAGCAGCATATCGATACACTTGTACTGGGCTGCACGCACTATCCCGTCTTGCTTGATATTATTCAAAAGACGATAGGGAAGAACGTGACGCTCGTCAACTCCGGCGCCGAAGCTGCCAAAGTGGTGGCAGCGAAGCTGCCGAATCCTTCAACCCTCATCCCTCTGCCTTCATCCATTCTGGTCAGCGACATGCCCCGAAAATTCCAGCAGATCGGCGAGCGTTTCTTGGGACGCCCCATGCCCGAAGCAAAGCTCGTGACCTGGAAGGAATCCTGGGTGGTAAGCTAG
- a CDS encoding S1/P1 nuclease produces the protein MKRLLILCLTCLPLLAPASSFAWGREGHEVVVRMALRLMKRSEQVKVYELLGTHDWGEIGRWADSIRPHRPESEDRWHYVDIPATADAYDAARDCEPTCIIKELEHARATVQNKNALRAERKEALLFWLHLVGDLYQPFHCYNNNDRGANTLVVIYHGHKRKMHQLWDATIIKDKNPSARSLASKIYRTHHYPASLPSLVEAANVSHARALEALLKPGEKMNSKYLRHEWTVITRSLWEAACLAAEIGADI, from the coding sequence GTGAAACGTTTGCTGATTCTTTGCCTGACCTGCCTCCCGCTTCTCGCGCCCGCATCATCGTTCGCGTGGGGAAGGGAAGGACATGAGGTCGTTGTGCGGATGGCGCTCCGGCTGATGAAGCGGTCGGAGCAGGTCAAGGTCTACGAGCTGTTGGGGACGCACGATTGGGGCGAGATCGGTCGCTGGGCCGACAGCATTCGTCCGCACAGGCCGGAGAGCGAGGATCGATGGCACTACGTCGATATTCCAGCGACCGCCGATGCCTACGATGCCGCGCGCGACTGCGAACCCACCTGCATCATCAAGGAGCTGGAACACGCGCGGGCCACCGTGCAAAACAAAAACGCTCTGCGCGCGGAGCGCAAGGAGGCGCTGCTCTTCTGGCTCCATCTCGTTGGCGATCTCTATCAGCCGTTTCACTGCTACAACAATAACGATCGCGGCGCGAACACGCTCGTCGTGATCTATCACGGACACAAGCGCAAGATGCACCAGTTGTGGGACGCGACGATCATCAAGGACAAGAACCCATCCGCCCGGAGTCTCGCCTCGAAGATTTATCGGACGCATCACTATCCCGCTTCTCTACCAAGCCTCGTTGAAGCGGCAAACGTAAGCCACGCCCGCGCGCTGGAAGCGCTCCTCAAACCCGGCGAGAAGATGAACTCCAAATACCTGCGCCACGAGTGGACCGTCATCACCCGAAGCCTCTGGGAAGCCGCCTGCTTGGCGGCGGAGATAGGGGCGGATATTTGA
- a CDS encoding type II toxin-antitoxin system PemK/MazF family toxin: MTDSKVRPAVIVTPNKYLASADDVLCAFISSSLPDPVLPSDIILSSADSDFQKTGLKRTSVLRAHKLVLLNRALVYSKLGDLAARIELKLNKALLEALGLTH; the protein is encoded by the coding sequence TTGACGGACTCGAAAGTTCGGCCAGCGGTGATCGTCACTCCGAACAAGTATCTCGCCAGCGCGGACGATGTGCTGTGCGCATTCATCTCATCCTCGTTGCCGGATCCGGTGTTGCCATCGGACATTATCCTGAGTTCTGCCGATTCCGATTTTCAAAAGACCGGGCTCAAACGCACGTCCGTTCTGCGTGCACACAAACTTGTGCTGCTCAATCGCGCACTCGTCTATTCAAAATTAGGAGACCTGGCAGCGCGAATCGAACTCAAGCTGAATAAAGCTCTCCTCGAAGCGCTCGGCCTGACCCACTGA
- a CDS encoding T9SS type A sorting domain-containing protein — protein sequence MKRIVAGLVVLLVLVSAFFAAGIRAQQPFVVHEWGTFTTLAGSDGRLLPGLYHEEESLPYFVGSFSGFSPQISKGLYMPCSGATLKMETPVIYFYSDVARSVSVRVDWPAGTISQWYPPRADGEPYPSRFDTLHLEDTAEHGWIAWNAQIRAKAPDDTLGLWKPGETHTWQAPRATDANIVTDSLGNVEKYLFYRGVGNAERMSIATQEIWTQYLHDTLVVANETYMPVPYAFVYQLSDDSATQSVLWAGSLNTGWAAMCPPNARTLNFDSVLAGFRDSLVVCGLYRKEADAMIETWRQSYFGRPGVRVFWIVPRWATNYTLKLDITPTPDSIERVIVARSEILTPAFEHKLDTAFANGNSWMYYGDRYYLAYQARVAAMDAQAARAAVHPVSAQGSDAAIYPNPTTGMLTLDFPYNPISTQVAIIDELGRAQDVSAHAADNTMSLDLSQLQSGVYLLRIQSATGTTMQRVVKARQ from the coding sequence ATGAAACGGATCGTCGCAGGACTGGTCGTCCTATTGGTTCTTGTTTCCGCATTCTTTGCCGCAGGGATTCGCGCGCAGCAACCATTTGTCGTGCATGAGTGGGGCACGTTCACTACCCTCGCAGGGAGCGATGGTCGGCTCTTGCCCGGACTCTATCACGAAGAGGAATCGCTGCCTTACTTCGTTGGCAGTTTCTCCGGATTTTCGCCACAAATCAGCAAAGGCCTTTACATGCCGTGTTCGGGAGCGACGCTAAAAATGGAGACGCCCGTCATCTATTTCTATTCGGATGTCGCAAGATCTGTTTCGGTGCGCGTCGATTGGCCCGCCGGGACCATCAGCCAATGGTATCCTCCGCGCGCGGATGGAGAGCCGTATCCTTCGAGATTCGATACGCTGCACCTCGAGGACACGGCCGAGCACGGATGGATCGCGTGGAATGCTCAGATCCGTGCAAAGGCGCCCGATGATACATTAGGCCTATGGAAGCCGGGCGAGACGCACACCTGGCAGGCGCCTCGCGCAACAGACGCCAATATCGTGACCGATTCGCTTGGCAATGTGGAGAAGTATCTCTTCTATCGCGGCGTCGGCAATGCAGAGCGGATGTCCATTGCAACCCAAGAGATTTGGACCCAGTATTTGCACGATACCTTGGTCGTTGCCAATGAAACGTACATGCCGGTTCCGTATGCATTTGTCTATCAACTTTCTGATGACAGCGCCACGCAAAGCGTATTATGGGCTGGAAGCCTCAATACTGGGTGGGCTGCGATGTGTCCACCAAACGCGCGGACGCTCAATTTCGACTCGGTGCTTGCCGGATTCCGAGATTCGTTAGTTGTATGTGGTTTGTACCGCAAGGAAGCCGATGCCATGATTGAGACTTGGAGACAGAGCTATTTCGGTAGACCGGGCGTGCGGGTGTTCTGGATTGTCCCGAGATGGGCGACAAACTACACGCTTAAGCTCGACATTACACCCACTCCGGATTCGATCGAGCGCGTCATCGTCGCTCGCTCGGAAATTCTGACACCGGCGTTCGAACACAAACTCGATACAGCGTTTGCGAACGGCAACAGTTGGATGTACTATGGTGACAGGTATTATCTTGCTTATCAGGCCCGCGTTGCAGCAATGGACGCGCAAGCAGCGAGAGCGGCAGTGCATCCCGTCAGCGCCCAGGGCAGTGACGCTGCAATCTATCCGAACCCGACGACGGGGATGCTCACGCTCGACTTCCCATACAATCCCATAAGTACGCAAGTCGCGATCATCGATGAGTTAGGACGCGCGCAAGATGTGAGCGCGCACGCTGCGGACAACACCATGTCGCTCGATCTCTCGCAGTTGCAGAGTGGCGTTTATTTGCTCCGCATCCAAAGCGCCACCGGAACGACGATGCAGCGAGTGGTGAAAGCGAGGCAATAA
- a CDS encoding MFS transporter, whose translation MPLKSKEKVFTGYQIFVIAVLSFMQFAVILDFMVISPLGVILMKTLSITPSKFSLAVSAYAFSAGASGLLAAGFADKFDRKRLLLFFFSGFLLGTVLCAIAPTFELLLVARIVTGIFGGVIGSVSFAIITDLFPMQVRGRVMGYVQMSFSASQVLGIPVGLWLANAYGWHACFWMIAAIGTVAGIVIAIKMRPVREHLTLNIDRNALHHLVATLSKPRYLFGFLTMSTLASGFMLMPFGTAFATQNLGLTMDQLPLLFLITGLSTIVVGPIAGKISDAIGKNRLFIFATLANLIVVAIYTNMGTTPFWIACAISVAIWVTSTARMIPAGALVTAIPEKEDRGAYMSLNSAIMQISGGISTVIAGLVVTQSPAGKLVHYDLLGYLVAAIMLVSVALMYFINRSIEEKSHAVPLPDVSEQTSPEFATEAS comes from the coding sequence ATGCCGCTTAAATCCAAAGAAAAAGTCTTTACCGGGTATCAGATCTTTGTGATCGCGGTACTCTCATTCATGCAGTTCGCGGTCATTTTGGATTTCATGGTGATTTCGCCACTCGGTGTAATCCTGATGAAGACGCTTTCGATCACTCCATCGAAATTCAGCCTTGCCGTATCGGCCTATGCGTTTAGTGCCGGTGCTTCCGGATTGCTGGCGGCCGGATTCGCAGATAAATTCGACCGAAAGCGGCTCCTGCTCTTCTTCTTCAGCGGGTTCTTGCTCGGCACGGTGCTCTGCGCGATAGCTCCAACATTCGAGCTATTGTTAGTCGCTCGTATTGTGACTGGCATCTTCGGCGGTGTGATCGGTTCGGTTAGCTTCGCGATTATCACCGATCTATTTCCGATGCAAGTTCGTGGCCGTGTGATGGGGTACGTTCAAATGTCGTTCTCGGCAAGCCAGGTGCTCGGAATTCCCGTTGGGCTCTGGCTCGCAAATGCATACGGCTGGCACGCCTGCTTTTGGATGATCGCTGCGATTGGAACAGTGGCAGGAATCGTGATCGCAATCAAGATGCGACCCGTTCGCGAGCATCTCACACTGAATATCGATCGCAATGCATTGCACCATCTGGTTGCAACGCTCTCCAAACCTCGGTATCTGTTTGGATTTCTGACCATGTCCACTCTGGCCTCTGGATTTATGCTCATGCCGTTCGGAACGGCGTTCGCCACACAGAATTTGGGTCTGACGATGGACCAGCTCCCGCTGCTGTTTCTCATTACTGGTCTCTCGACCATTGTGGTTGGACCAATTGCTGGCAAGATCAGCGATGCAATCGGCAAGAACCGATTGTTTATTTTCGCAACGCTGGCGAACTTGATTGTTGTCGCAATCTATACAAATATGGGAACGACCCCATTCTGGATTGCCTGTGCAATTAGTGTTGCGATCTGGGTCACGAGCACTGCCCGTATGATCCCGGCTGGGGCGTTGGTGACAGCAATACCTGAGAAAGAGGACCGCGGTGCGTATATGAGTTTGAACTCCGCGATCATGCAAATTTCCGGTGGCATTTCGACAGTGATTGCCGGACTTGTTGTAACCCAATCACCTGCAGGAAAGCTCGTACACTACGATCTCTTAGGGTATCTCGTGGCTGCAATTATGCTCGTCTCGGTCGCGCTGATGTACTTCATCAATCGATCGATCGAAGAAAAGTCCCATGCGGTACCGTTACCGGATGTGAGCGAACAGACCTCTCCGGAATTCGCAACTGAAGCGAGCTAA
- a CDS encoding DUF2059 domain-containing protein has product MKYLLSIVLVLLLASSAMAQKPKAPKEKLAPGRTAATEEKAPPQSDSVKFKAAFKELYPLIRVTPTIKERAEAQLQRMSRMFKMQGIDSAHAVDSVMLALNPNEDETILFNAYRENFTADELKSLVAFFKTPSGKHYLEIEPRLVGARSGQIEQYIQRTINTVIMPMRKPMQRPPGMGPGGPGGMRGPGMRPRPGMRPGQPGMPPEGMPPPPEPPVMDSGHVH; this is encoded by the coding sequence ATGAAGTATCTTCTAAGTATCGTTCTCGTCTTACTCCTTGCTTCGAGCGCCATGGCGCAGAAGCCGAAAGCGCCAAAAGAAAAACTCGCCCCCGGCCGGACGGCGGCGACCGAGGAGAAGGCCCCGCCCCAATCCGATAGCGTCAAGTTCAAAGCTGCCTTCAAGGAGCTGTATCCGCTCATTCGCGTAACGCCGACCATCAAGGAACGCGCCGAGGCCCAGCTTCAGCGGATGTCTCGTATGTTCAAGATGCAGGGCATCGATTCCGCCCATGCCGTCGATAGCGTCATGCTCGCGCTGAACCCGAATGAAGATGAGACCATCCTCTTCAACGCGTATCGCGAGAATTTTACCGCCGACGAACTGAAGTCGCTTGTCGCGTTCTTCAAAACGCCATCGGGCAAGCACTATCTTGAAATCGAGCCGCGACTCGTTGGCGCGCGCTCCGGACAGATCGAGCAGTACATTCAGCGCACGATCAACACAGTCATCATGCCGATGCGCAAGCCCATGCAGCGCCCACCGGGTATGGGACCAGGCGGCCCCGGAGGAATGCGTGGCCCCGGTATGCGCCCGCGTCCGGGAATGCGGCCCGGCCAGCCCGGAATGCCGCCCGAGGGAATGCCACCGCCGCCCGAACCTCCTGTGATGGACTCGGGACACGTACACTAA
- a CDS encoding DUF3109 family protein, producing MSRPESIELPIYSERAHFEVDRALGEVQFACDLDVCKGACCTMPADAGAPILHGEIEEIERVLPAVRKYLPPEALEIIDRTGVYEKQSDGTLTIPAIRGRDCVFVMYDNNSEIAYCAIERAYRAGEITGFPKPISCHLFPIRIYPTGESTFEIVYEEISECKGGRARGKRERIPVLDFLDTPLARALGAERLDRLRKALIPENG from the coding sequence ATGTCCCGGCCTGAATCGATCGAGTTACCCATCTATAGCGAACGCGCTCATTTCGAAGTGGATCGGGCACTGGGCGAAGTCCAATTCGCGTGCGATCTCGATGTCTGCAAAGGTGCATGTTGCACGATGCCTGCGGATGCGGGTGCGCCGATCTTACACGGTGAGATCGAGGAGATCGAGCGTGTTCTACCGGCAGTCCGTAAGTATTTGCCGCCCGAGGCACTCGAGATTATTGACCGAACCGGCGTGTACGAGAAGCAGTCGGACGGCACATTGACCATTCCGGCCATCCGTGGTCGCGATTGCGTTTTTGTGATGTATGACAATAATAGTGAGATCGCTTATTGCGCAATCGAAAGGGCATATCGTGCTGGAGAAATTACTGGCTTTCCCAAGCCGATCAGTTGCCACCTTTTTCCCATTCGAATTTATCCAACTGGCGAAAGCACGTTCGAGATCGTCTACGAAGAAATAAGCGAGTGCAAAGGTGGCCGCGCGCGCGGCAAACGCGAACGCATTCCTGTGCTCGATTTCCTCGATACGCCACTGGCTCGCGCACTGGGTGCCGAGCGGCTCGATAGACTCAGGAAGGCTCTCATTCCCGAGAACGGGTGA
- a CDS encoding HNH endonuclease has protein sequence MRFFTGVTDRDWFFQLQAEHADEVNFWKPSAKEDWHLLQPGEPFLFKLKGSPHYIVGGAFFVRYSVMPASVAWAAFGSKNGTRSLEGLKAKIIGHTHRSSPDPQVGCIILTQPFFFEQEAWVPVPAWGNAIVQGKRYLTENADGAAIWAAVTEHLNYANWLDFSEYERYQEQTIMQRVGQGGFRVLVMDAYNRRCAVTGERTLPVLQASHIIPYSEHGKHIVSNGLFLRSDIHTLFDAGYLTVTPDLHVEVSSRIKSEFENGKDYYALQGRELISLPGPDILRPSRESLVWHNEHRFAA, from the coding sequence ATGAGATTCTTCACCGGCGTCACTGATCGAGATTGGTTCTTCCAGCTGCAAGCTGAACATGCCGATGAGGTCAATTTTTGGAAGCCCAGTGCGAAGGAAGATTGGCACTTACTACAACCGGGCGAACCGTTTCTCTTTAAGCTTAAAGGCAGCCCGCATTACATCGTAGGAGGAGCCTTTTTCGTCCGTTACTCGGTAATGCCTGCTTCAGTAGCTTGGGCGGCATTTGGCAGCAAGAACGGAACAAGGTCGTTAGAGGGCTTGAAGGCTAAGATCATTGGCCATACTCATCGTTCGTCACCAGATCCTCAAGTAGGATGCATCATTCTCACACAGCCATTTTTCTTTGAACAGGAGGCGTGGGTTCCGGTACCGGCTTGGGGAAATGCAATCGTTCAAGGTAAGCGCTATCTTACTGAGAATGCCGATGGTGCTGCAATTTGGGCGGCCGTAACGGAGCACCTCAACTATGCCAATTGGCTCGACTTCAGCGAGTACGAACGCTACCAGGAACAGACGATCATGCAGCGCGTCGGGCAAGGCGGTTTTCGCGTGCTCGTCATGGATGCTTACAACCGAAGGTGTGCCGTCACAGGTGAACGAACACTTCCAGTCCTTCAGGCCTCTCACATTATTCCTTATAGCGAACACGGTAAGCACATTGTCTCTAACGGCCTCTTCCTTCGATCGGACATTCATACTCTTTTTGACGCTGGCTATCTGACAGTGACGCCTGATCTTCACGTGGAGGTGAGTAGCCGAATCAAATCAGAATTTGAGAATGGAAAGGACTACTATGCTTTACAGGGTCGAGAGCTTATTTCGCTTCCTGGACCAGACATCCTGCGCCCTTCACGTGAATCGCTGGTTTGGCACAATGAGCATAGATTTGCGGCTTGA
- a CDS encoding sialidase family protein, with translation MRTFLWLTTILIAAALAPAYRLDAQPVNIRISDPSLRDPEEVSIALNPKNLNQLAAGANINYLFTSSDAGFTWDMMRMSSQYGFWGDPCLMFDDSGILYYEHLSGQNWKDPQFLWRMVVQRSTDAGRTFDDGEEIGLAPPTMQDKGWLGLDRSQSKSLGTIFESWNEDDKYGSTLPGDSSRIFFAKSSDHGMTWSDRIRVDDTGGDCIDSSNTVEGATTAASPNGAVNIAWSARTHIYYDRSTDGGETFGKDRIIAEQPGGWDFNVPGISRANGFPMMASDLNPQSPYYGRLYIMWSDQRRGVTDVYFTRSTDNGGTWSKEIRVNDDSSLNHHFFPSMSLDPVTGRIYLVFYDRRNYVGGEPWSVPMTDVYLARSTDGGESFTNEKVSGTAFNPVSKIFFGDYIGITAYNRHIYPVWVRMDDSLLSVWTAQIVDTAASATVHSTASSTRDRIWIAGDAIRPSLAFALAENEHVAIDLYDMLGRHVESLISGTYGAGEYRIRFPASVSPGGYLIRMTTISQTNDANGSFSTLVTKVILP, from the coding sequence ATGCGGACATTCCTTTGGCTCACTACTATACTTATTGCGGCGGCATTGGCTCCTGCGTATCGGCTGGACGCGCAGCCAGTGAACATTCGCATTAGCGATCCGAGCCTGCGCGACCCCGAGGAGGTTTCGATCGCGCTAAATCCCAAGAATCTGAATCAACTCGCCGCCGGCGCGAACATCAACTATCTCTTTACATCGTCCGATGCCGGCTTTACCTGGGATATGATGCGAATGAGCTCCCAATATGGGTTCTGGGGTGACCCATGCCTGATGTTCGACGATTCCGGTATTCTCTATTATGAGCATCTCTCGGGGCAGAACTGGAAAGATCCGCAATTCCTCTGGCGGATGGTCGTTCAACGATCAACGGATGCCGGCCGCACATTCGATGATGGGGAAGAGATTGGCCTGGCTCCCCCCACCATGCAGGATAAAGGCTGGCTCGGGCTGGACCGCTCCCAATCCAAATCACTCGGGACCATCTTCGAATCCTGGAATGAAGACGATAAATACGGCAGTACGTTGCCAGGCGATAGCTCGCGAATCTTTTTCGCGAAGAGCAGCGATCATGGCATGACCTGGTCCGACCGCATCCGGGTTGATGATACGGGCGGCGATTGTATCGACAGCAGTAACACAGTCGAGGGTGCAACGACGGCCGCGAGCCCCAATGGTGCTGTGAACATCGCGTGGTCCGCCCGCACGCACATTTATTACGATCGCTCAACCGATGGTGGGGAGACCTTCGGCAAGGATCGTATCATTGCCGAACAGCCCGGTGGATGGGACTTCAATGTTCCGGGTATTTCCCGCGCGAATGGTTTCCCGATGATGGCCTCGGACCTGAATCCACAATCGCCATATTACGGTAGGCTATATATCATGTGGTCCGATCAACGGCGTGGCGTGACCGATGTCTATTTCACGCGCTCCACAGATAACGGCGGGACGTGGAGCAAGGAGATTCGAGTAAATGATGACTCGTCCCTCAACCATCATTTTTTTCCGAGCATGTCGCTCGATCCGGTGACGGGTCGCATCTATCTGGTCTTTTACGATCGCCGCAATTATGTCGGCGGCGAACCATGGAGTGTGCCGATGACTGACGTGTATCTGGCACGCTCGACGGATGGTGGCGAGTCATTCACGAATGAGAAGGTCAGTGGCACAGCCTTCAATCCGGTGTCCAAAATATTCTTTGGGGATTACATCGGAATCACCGCATACAATCGCCACATTTACCCTGTGTGGGTGCGGATGGATGATTCGCTTCTCAGTGTGTGGACTGCGCAAATTGTCGACACCGCCGCGAGCGCAACAGTACACAGTACCGCGTCATCAACTCGTGATCGAATATGGATTGCTGGGGATGCGATTCGTCCTTCGTTGGCGTTCGCGCTGGCGGAGAACGAACACGTAGCGATCGATCTCTACGATATGCTTGGCCGGCATGTGGAGTCGCTGATAAGTGGGACCTATGGAGCAGGCGAGTATCGTATCCGATTTCCGGCATCGGTTAGTCCAGGCGGCTACCTCATTCGTATGACGACGATTTCACAAACGAATGATGCGAACGGAAGCTTCTCTACGCTCGTCACAAAAGTAATTCTCCCGTAG